In Endozoicomonas sp. GU-1, one DNA window encodes the following:
- a CDS encoding DUF1302 domain-containing protein, translating into MLTPQKRLQLAPATAGFVLSGTLLFAAPAQAYEFEAMDGEVQGTLNTTITLGAKYDLEGYETPDGSEKNENDGDRSFDKGFVSKALKLTSELDLKKDNYGFYGRATAFYDHVLMNGSNKWDSNNAKDVAKGFDNEAGTFNGWSDEVKDNQGRGAKLQSAYLYGDWTFEGGQKLSLKLGDQTHNWGESIFYAGGLRDLNAYDVALSSLPGSDGDLNIAQGMLMADLQFNDEMKLSAFAQYDWERSIMLGRGTYGSGSDLFVPGSDFAYYELSDFGLKGQDAVLEQAGILQAGDYGKVANVGGVEAAKDSGQWGVKFTFSPEALPDTEFALYYANYHSSLPFFEARVSQSEAARGIGLVGGILDPMTGAFDIASTSAGAIRDLLSDASGAATPNNLSPLAQELAGGIATLNMLANGVDAQVIYPEDVKLWGASFNTKVWGYTQIAGEITYRENAPIWLDHPDDILGSASAALGNISQGQDFEVSESTGATAGTDQWYQNIDRVPMWDASLSVIQPFGAVLGTDLMYVVAEAAFEQVAGLNDEYYGRILGKGAESGIDEEERLDRNSWGYNVMVGANWNDVAMQGLNLESTFRFTHDVNGNSHFTGRFEEGEKRINMGLTAKYDDMTAKVTWGGDADNVLRKGTITGTVGYTF; encoded by the coding sequence ATGTTGACACCACAAAAACGACTGCAGCTTGCACCTGCAACCGCTGGTTTTGTCTTATCCGGTACACTGCTTTTCGCTGCTCCTGCCCAGGCTTATGAGTTTGAGGCAATGGATGGTGAGGTGCAGGGCACTCTCAATACCACAATTACTCTGGGTGCCAAGTACGATCTTGAAGGCTATGAAACACCAGATGGCTCTGAGAAAAATGAGAACGACGGTGATCGATCTTTTGATAAAGGCTTTGTTAGCAAGGCCCTCAAACTGACTTCTGAGCTGGACTTGAAAAAAGATAACTACGGTTTCTATGGTCGCGCTACGGCTTTTTACGACCATGTACTGATGAATGGCAGCAACAAGTGGGATTCCAATAACGCTAAGGATGTTGCAAAAGGCTTTGACAATGAAGCTGGAACGTTCAACGGCTGGTCCGATGAAGTAAAAGATAATCAGGGTCGGGGGGCTAAGTTACAAAGCGCTTATTTATACGGTGACTGGACATTTGAAGGTGGTCAGAAACTCAGTCTTAAACTGGGTGATCAGACCCATAACTGGGGAGAATCCATTTTCTACGCCGGTGGTTTGAGAGATCTGAACGCCTATGATGTTGCGCTCTCTTCCCTTCCCGGCTCTGATGGTGATCTGAACATTGCCCAGGGCATGCTGATGGCCGATCTCCAGTTCAATGATGAAATGAAACTGTCAGCCTTTGCCCAATATGATTGGGAGCGTTCAATTATGCTGGGGCGTGGTACTTACGGTTCCGGCTCAGATCTGTTTGTTCCGGGCTCTGACTTTGCCTACTATGAACTCTCGGACTTCGGGCTGAAAGGCCAGGATGCTGTATTGGAGCAAGCTGGTATCCTGCAAGCTGGCGACTACGGAAAGGTTGCCAATGTAGGTGGGGTAGAAGCGGCCAAGGATTCTGGCCAGTGGGGAGTGAAGTTTACCTTCTCGCCAGAGGCATTACCTGATACAGAATTTGCTTTATATTACGCAAACTACCATTCAAGCCTTCCGTTCTTTGAAGCTAGAGTTTCTCAAAGTGAAGCAGCACGTGGCATTGGGTTAGTTGGTGGCATTCTCGACCCAATGACAGGTGCATTTGATATTGCAAGTACTTCAGCTGGCGCAATAAGAGACCTTTTGTCTGACGCTAGCGGCGCAGCAACACCAAATAACCTTTCACCACTAGCCCAAGAACTTGCGGGTGGCATTGCAACTCTTAATATGCTTGCCAATGGAGTTGATGCCCAGGTAATTTACCCGGAAGACGTCAAACTCTGGGGTGCCAGCTTTAATACTAAAGTCTGGGGCTACACACAAATTGCCGGTGAAATTACCTATAGAGAAAACGCACCAATCTGGCTTGATCATCCAGACGATATCCTTGGTAGCGCTTCGGCAGCTCTTGGAAATATTTCTCAGGGTCAGGACTTTGAGGTTTCAGAGTCAACCGGAGCTACAGCTGGTACAGATCAGTGGTATCAGAACATTGACAGAGTTCCTATGTGGGATGCCTCCTTATCTGTCATCCAACCATTTGGTGCCGTTCTTGGCACAGATCTGATGTACGTTGTTGCTGAAGCGGCGTTTGAACAGGTAGCTGGCCTGAATGATGAATATTATGGCCGCATCCTGGGCAAGGGTGCTGAATCTGGAATTGATGAGGAAGAACGCCTCGACCGAAACAGCTGGGGCTACAACGTAATGGTTGGTGCCAACTGGAACGATGTCGCAATGCAGGGACTGAACCTTGAGTCCACTTTCCGCTTTACTCATGACGTTAATGGCAACTCACATTTTACTGGTCGCTTTGAAGAAGGTGAGAAAAGGATCAACATGGGCTTGACCGCCAAATACGACGATATGACGGCCAAAGTGACCTGGGGTGGCGATGCTGACAACGTTCTGCGTAAAGGCACCATTACCGGAACAGTTGGTTATACCTTCTAA
- a CDS encoding ankyrin repeat domain-containing protein, with protein MAEQPAVARMYLTNPIFLSDSVDRVYGVHLKHHDLKPLASDGSEFIPDKTGLKTTLNGVSVRAIYHPPHLYMTKTGTLNSVIYDGASINNPYEYQLAKDAKIIIPSSAFPMFRSEMKDGDRLAISTKSMKYKYQIAEAHHSPKKEVTGIAVLGSEEPANTTEIEYLKSLVEKHVLKPRDTAFIPTMLPISTRELIYFFDKAYRCKDKLFDSDSGQQTLLTIVSKRQQWDVCFKLLELGATPDAGHHGDSMTPLHMAAKAGQSDLLEALLLHNANPNMTTGPWSYKGECKRMTALRFTLLYKGKDKEESANVRKSMIQTLLESGADPMTIDTTELAEFIEPLELMFETFLVAPTNSVKHTRLRQKYQQYLEKLAADASDIQKKLRSDCTFAQRKSMENLLRLLDKLSSRADTVPTLQNVCRAVIRPELNFPIRRSIKELDLPGKFEKFISDR; from the coding sequence ATGGCTGAACAACCCGCAGTTGCCCGTATGTATTTGACCAACCCCATCTTCCTCTCTGACTCTGTTGACAGGGTTTATGGGGTACATCTAAAACATCATGACCTCAAGCCATTAGCATCCGACGGCAGTGAATTCATTCCGGATAAAACAGGCCTTAAAACCACTCTCAACGGTGTATCCGTTCGGGCGATCTATCACCCCCCTCACCTGTATATGACTAAAACGGGTACTTTAAATTCAGTCATTTATGACGGTGCCAGTATCAATAATCCCTATGAATACCAATTAGCTAAAGATGCTAAAATAATCATTCCTTCAAGCGCTTTTCCCATGTTCAGAAGTGAAATGAAAGATGGGGATAGGCTGGCAATCAGCACCAAATCAATGAAGTACAAATATCAGATTGCTGAAGCCCATCATTCGCCAAAGAAAGAAGTAACAGGGATAGCCGTTCTTGGTTCAGAAGAGCCTGCTAACACGACCGAAATTGAATACCTTAAGTCTCTGGTTGAAAAACATGTTTTAAAGCCCAGAGACACAGCATTCATCCCTACCATGCTGCCCATCAGCACCAGGGAACTGATTTATTTTTTTGATAAAGCCTACCGCTGTAAGGATAAATTATTTGACAGTGATTCCGGGCAGCAAACATTACTGACCATTGTCTCAAAACGCCAGCAGTGGGATGTTTGCTTCAAGCTACTGGAACTGGGGGCCACTCCCGATGCTGGTCATCACGGTGATAGCATGACGCCACTTCACATGGCGGCAAAAGCGGGACAATCCGATCTGCTGGAAGCCCTGTTGCTTCATAACGCCAACCCCAACATGACTACCGGGCCCTGGTCCTACAAGGGCGAGTGCAAGAGGATGACGGCATTAAGGTTTACCCTGCTGTATAAAGGCAAAGATAAAGAAGAGAGCGCAAACGTCAGAAAATCAATGATTCAAACACTGCTGGAAAGCGGTGCCGACCCAATGACCATCGACACGACAGAGTTAGCTGAATTCATTGAACCGTTAGAATTAATGTTTGAGACCTTTCTGGTTGCCCCAACAAATTCAGTAAAACACACCAGACTCCGGCAAAAATACCAACAATATCTGGAAAAATTAGCAGCCGATGCTTCAGATATTCAAAAAAAACTGAGGTCCGATTGCACGTTTGCGCAGCGAAAATCAATGGAGAATCTATTGAGGTTACTGGATAAGCTGTCCAGCAGGGCAGACACAGTGCCAACACTTCAGAACGTATGCCGTGCCGTCATTCGTCCCGAACTGAATTTCCCAATCCGCAGAAGCATCAAGGAACTCGATCTTCCCGGAAAATTCGAAAAATTCATCTCTGACAGATAG
- a CDS encoding LysR family transcriptional regulator, which translates to MNLYRLNLNLLPGLKALLDTQSVSLAAKQMHVTQSAMSRTLAQLREALNDPILVRQGNRIFLSEKALALKDDVNRVVTEASTIFENQQFDPWITEKNFTIAGTYIVLEQILPQILHQFWKQAPHFNFELLQFSPQLDKKLEAGQVDLVLGYIGKPPAGFSYELLMEDSICAMVHEDHPLVDQEITIEDLEQYPVIRHSSWMGSPHFIRDYLEGLSENIRVVAKTPNLPIGLQLVRDTCHILLTMERAARYNTYARDMTIKTLPGKPPRVSYYVVWPEYWEHNRAHRWFREFIINRFRLKLKEMERQEAIINGEVDVLTH; encoded by the coding sequence ATGAACTTGTACAGACTTAACCTGAACCTTTTGCCGGGCCTCAAGGCGTTACTCGATACTCAAAGTGTTTCCCTGGCTGCGAAGCAGATGCATGTTACCCAGTCCGCCATGAGCCGGACCCTGGCTCAGTTGCGTGAAGCCCTGAATGATCCGATTCTGGTCAGGCAGGGCAACCGTATTTTTCTCTCCGAAAAAGCGCTGGCGTTGAAAGACGACGTGAACCGGGTAGTGACGGAAGCCAGCACCATATTTGAGAACCAGCAGTTTGACCCCTGGATTACCGAAAAAAACTTTACCATTGCCGGGACTTATATTGTTCTTGAGCAAATCCTGCCACAAATCCTGCACCAGTTCTGGAAACAGGCACCGCATTTTAATTTTGAACTGTTACAGTTCAGCCCGCAGCTGGATAAAAAGCTGGAGGCCGGCCAGGTCGATCTGGTGCTTGGGTATATTGGCAAGCCACCTGCCGGTTTCAGTTACGAGCTATTAATGGAGGATAGTATCTGTGCCATGGTGCATGAGGATCATCCTCTCGTTGATCAGGAGATAACCATTGAAGACCTTGAGCAGTACCCGGTGATTCGCCACTCTTCGTGGATGGGAAGTCCTCATTTCATCAGGGACTATCTGGAAGGCCTCAGTGAGAATATCCGTGTGGTTGCGAAAACACCCAATCTGCCCATCGGTTTGCAGCTGGTAAGGGACACCTGTCATATTCTGCTCACAATGGAGAGAGCGGCTCGTTACAATACTTATGCCCGGGATATGACGATAAAAACACTGCCCGGTAAACCTCCCAGAGTCAGCTACTACGTGGTGTGGCCGGAGTACTGGGAGCATAACCGGGCACATCGCTGGTTCAGGGAGTTCATCATTAATCGCTTCCGTCTCAAGTTGAAAGAGATGGAACGACAGGAGGCCATTATCAATGGTGAAGTGGATGTGCTGACTCACTGA
- the ilvM gene encoding acetolactate synthase 2 small subunit: MSFQLYLQCHQQPDVVERILRVIRHRGFTLNTMSMTPSRCGGRIELSMTVSSSRPVHLLITQVEKLHDVLALRCIDTTSNTDVGSY, translated from the coding sequence ATGAGCTTCCAGTTATATCTGCAATGCCATCAACAGCCTGATGTCGTGGAGCGGATACTCAGAGTTATCAGACACCGGGGCTTTACTCTGAACACCATGAGCATGACGCCTTCCCGCTGCGGTGGCAGAATTGAGTTATCCATGACTGTTTCCAGCTCGCGACCTGTGCATCTTCTGATTACCCAGGTTGAGAAACTCCACGATGTGCTGGCACTGAGATGCATTGATACAACGTCCAATACTGATGTCGGCAGCTATTGA
- the ilvG gene encoding acetolactate synthase 2 catalytic subunit produces the protein MNGAEAIVQTLVHHGVDTVFGYPGGTIMPVYDALLDAPVEHLLCRHEQGAGFAAIGYARSSQRTGVCIATSGPGATNLITALADAMMDSVPIVAITGQVPTSAMGTDAFQEMDMLGLSMACTKHSFLVTEPDRLCQTLHQAFTLANSGRPGPVLVDIPKDIQQAPASWQPPLDLVENGFHPDQAAHNSVDQALQLMLSASRPIAYIGGGVNMAGATPALRHFLQMTGLPSVCTLKGLGTVPPGNEAYLGMLGMHGNRAANTAVQRCDLLVVVGARFDDRVTGKLDTFAPDAKVIHIDIDPAEVHKRRAAHVVFHQPMPWVLKELSIALPVNNWHGHCQQLKEEHQWRYDKPGEAIYAPLLLNQLSRQLPNNAIISCDVGQHQMWVAQHMAFHHTLNHLTSGGLGTMGFGLPAAIGAAMARPDDTVILVSGDGSFMMNVQELNTLKRRQLPIKIVLLDNQKLGMVRQWQALFYQGRYSETDLSDNPDFISLAKAFWYWRQNHHPSE, from the coding sequence ATGAATGGTGCTGAAGCAATTGTCCAAACCCTGGTTCACCACGGTGTTGACACCGTTTTTGGTTACCCCGGCGGCACCATTATGCCGGTGTATGACGCCCTGCTTGACGCCCCTGTTGAGCACCTGCTCTGCCGCCATGAGCAGGGAGCCGGTTTCGCCGCTATTGGCTATGCCCGCTCAAGCCAGCGAACCGGTGTCTGTATTGCCACCTCAGGCCCTGGCGCAACCAACCTGATCACGGCGCTGGCAGATGCCATGATGGACTCTGTCCCCATTGTTGCCATTACCGGCCAGGTACCCACCAGTGCCATGGGTACCGATGCCTTTCAGGAGATGGATATGCTGGGGCTTTCCATGGCCTGCACCAAGCACAGTTTCCTGGTGACAGAGCCGGATCGGCTCTGCCAAACCCTTCACCAGGCATTCACCCTGGCCAATTCCGGACGACCGGGCCCTGTCCTGGTGGATATTCCCAAAGATATACAACAGGCTCCCGCCAGCTGGCAGCCACCGCTGGACCTGGTTGAGAACGGTTTCCACCCTGATCAGGCAGCCCATAACAGTGTTGATCAAGCGCTGCAACTTATGCTCTCAGCATCCCGCCCCATCGCCTATATCGGTGGTGGTGTGAATATGGCTGGTGCTACACCGGCGTTGCGCCATTTTCTGCAAATGACCGGCCTGCCCAGTGTCTGCACATTAAAAGGGCTTGGTACTGTACCGCCAGGCAACGAGGCCTATCTTGGCATGCTGGGGATGCATGGCAACCGGGCGGCGAACACGGCAGTACAACGGTGTGACTTATTGGTTGTTGTGGGTGCCCGTTTCGATGACCGGGTGACTGGCAAACTGGACACGTTTGCCCCTGATGCAAAAGTTATCCACATCGATATAGACCCGGCAGAAGTGCACAAACGCAGAGCGGCACATGTCGTCTTTCATCAGCCCATGCCCTGGGTACTGAAAGAACTGTCCATCGCTTTACCCGTCAACAATTGGCACGGCCACTGCCAGCAACTCAAAGAAGAGCATCAATGGCGATACGACAAACCCGGTGAAGCGATTTATGCGCCCCTGCTGCTCAACCAGCTATCCCGACAGCTGCCGAATAATGCCATTATCAGCTGTGATGTCGGGCAGCATCAAATGTGGGTTGCCCAGCACATGGCTTTTCACCACACCCTTAACCATTTGACCAGTGGCGGTCTGGGCACCATGGGCTTTGGTCTGCCTGCCGCCATCGGCGCTGCCATGGCACGGCCGGATGATACCGTTATTCTGGTATCCGGTGACGGCTCATTTATGATGAATGTGCAAGAGCTGAACACCCTAAAAAGAAGACAGCTGCCGATTAAAATAGTCCTGTTGGATAACCAGAAGCTGGGCATGGTTCGCCAGTGGCAGGCGCTGTTTTATCAGGGCCGTTACAGTGAAACTGATCTTTCCGATAACCCCGACTTTATTTCGCTGGCCAAGGCCTTTTGGTATTGGCGGCAGAACCATCACCCATCGGAATGA
- a CDS encoding SufS family cysteine desulfurase — MKGQADTQPTVLDVDNLRQQFPLLSQTVHGHPLVYLDNAATTQKPVSVIESLDRYYREQNANVHRAAHFLSACTTHGFEAARETTRHFINARFTEEIIWTRGATEAINLVASSWGRSQLKAGDEIILSRLEHHANIVPWQLLTDVTGATIRVVELDDAGNLDMQQFRQLLSDNTRLVAMTHTSNAIGTITPIKEVIELAHQAGALVLVDGSQAVAHQKVDVQALGADFYVFSGHKVYGPTGIGVLYGRRELLENMPPWQGGGEMIEHVSFSGTRFNRLPFKFEAGTPNIAGAIGLGKALEFLADIDVAAMQAHEHQLRQLVEEGLSQISGIRLIGQAEWKAPVVSFVSGELHNQDIGLMLDQQGIAVRTGHHCAMPLMEGLDLNGTVRASFALYNTIDEAMAFVDAMDKLHHSPLYIAHPEMNSDQTQTMISETTDLPEIFRQQAPNLATITERLNGLSGWQERYRQIMLLGKELPVLSGEWRNDDARLHGCESSVWLHHHYDDETMRLYFIADSDARVIRGLIAIVLAVFSGKTSAEIGQEDIDLWFRELDLFNHLSPSRGNGLKAIVREIQAVAYRYR; from the coding sequence ATGAAAGGCCAGGCCGACACTCAACCCACTGTGCTGGATGTTGATAACCTCCGGCAGCAGTTTCCCCTGTTGTCACAGACCGTGCATGGCCATCCGCTGGTCTACCTGGACAATGCGGCAACCACACAGAAGCCGGTGTCGGTTATTGAGTCGCTAGACCGCTATTATCGGGAGCAGAATGCCAATGTGCATCGGGCAGCGCACTTCCTGAGTGCCTGCACGACCCATGGGTTTGAAGCTGCCAGAGAAACCACCCGCCACTTTATCAATGCCCGTTTTACAGAAGAGATTATCTGGACTCGGGGCGCGACTGAAGCCATCAATCTGGTGGCTAGCAGCTGGGGACGAAGCCAGCTGAAGGCTGGCGATGAGATTATCCTGAGCCGCCTTGAGCACCATGCCAATATCGTTCCCTGGCAACTGCTGACTGACGTCACCGGGGCCACCATCAGGGTGGTTGAGCTGGATGATGCTGGCAATCTGGATATGCAACAGTTCCGGCAATTGCTGTCGGATAACACCAGGCTGGTGGCAATGACCCATACCTCCAATGCTATTGGTACGATCACCCCCATTAAAGAGGTTATCGAGCTTGCCCATCAGGCCGGTGCCCTGGTCCTGGTGGACGGTTCTCAGGCTGTTGCCCATCAGAAAGTGGATGTTCAGGCGCTGGGGGCCGACTTTTATGTGTTTTCCGGCCATAAGGTCTACGGCCCAACGGGAATCGGTGTGCTGTACGGGCGAAGGGAGCTGTTGGAAAACATGCCTCCCTGGCAGGGCGGTGGTGAGATGATTGAGCATGTCAGTTTTTCCGGCACCCGCTTTAATCGCCTGCCGTTCAAATTTGAGGCAGGAACCCCCAATATTGCCGGCGCCATTGGTTTAGGCAAAGCGCTGGAGTTTTTAGCGGATATCGATGTTGCCGCCATGCAGGCCCATGAACATCAGCTGCGTCAGCTGGTGGAGGAGGGGTTAAGCCAGATAAGCGGTATCCGTCTGATTGGTCAGGCAGAGTGGAAAGCGCCCGTCGTGTCGTTTGTCTCCGGTGAACTCCATAATCAGGACATCGGGCTGATGCTTGACCAACAGGGGATTGCTGTCAGAACCGGGCATCATTGTGCCATGCCCCTGATGGAGGGTCTGGACCTCAATGGAACGGTCAGAGCTTCTTTTGCCCTCTATAACACCATTGATGAAGCCATGGCTTTTGTGGATGCCATGGATAAGCTCCACCATTCACCGTTGTATATTGCTCACCCTGAAATGAACAGTGATCAGACCCAGACAATGATCAGTGAGACAACTGACCTGCCAGAGATTTTTCGTCAGCAGGCTCCGAACCTTGCCACGATAACAGAACGGTTGAATGGGCTTTCAGGCTGGCAGGAACGTTACCGCCAGATCATGCTGCTGGGCAAAGAGCTGCCTGTGCTGTCGGGGGAATGGAGAAATGATGATGCCCGACTTCATGGTTGCGAGAGCAGCGTCTGGCTGCATCATCACTATGACGATGAAACCATGCGGCTTTACTTTATTGCTGACTCCGATGCGAGAGTGATCCGGGGGCTGATAGCGATTGTTCTGGCGGTATTCTCAGGGAAAACGTCGGCAGAGATTGGGCAGGAAGATATTGACCTGTGGTTCCGTGAGTTGGATCTGTTTAATCATTTAAGCCCATCCAGGGGCAATGGGCTTAAGGCAATTGTCAGGGAGATTCAGGCGGTTGCTTATCGCTATCGTTAA
- a CDS encoding YopT-type cysteine protease domain-containing protein translates to MDSIPSSPLNARSPDSDNGSMGDQASGASKLGEYSLSASPADGNGEMKERVARLFAAKAQQRPLEPPSLESRLCSIAQSRKPSTSLFYPIKAVGKKAVNLGSKIFHCLIWRSITPVRKSVVKSGGEMTSVFSQGKGKWLENMIWDRTTRSGCCWALSLDWLKHRARGTSLFDEIHDDPKNGEINPEVFEKIRALQEAGSSDQNFYTDQWLRMNGMTRFEVVGNSAISRPWPGSRYLTSDQKILVYPDNFPQKLAETILDHGNRSSGLKLVRIRGRKCGHALAAHIDPDNGSVTFFDPNFGEFRFSGGQAFKQWFVEQFWPKSRYGGVVLRMNQNFAVSHIAHSGEDSERSI, encoded by the coding sequence ATGGATTCTATTCCCTCTTCTCCCTTAAATGCCCGTAGCCCGGACAGTGACAACGGAAGCATGGGTGACCAGGCTTCTGGAGCCAGTAAACTGGGTGAGTATTCATTATCTGCCAGCCCTGCGGATGGCAATGGTGAGATGAAGGAAAGGGTCGCCAGATTATTTGCCGCTAAAGCTCAGCAACGACCTCTGGAGCCCCCCTCTCTTGAATCGAGACTCTGTTCTATTGCCCAGTCCCGAAAACCATCCACTAGCTTATTTTACCCAATCAAGGCGGTTGGCAAGAAGGCTGTGAATCTGGGCAGCAAGATCTTTCATTGCCTGATCTGGCGAAGCATTACTCCGGTACGGAAATCGGTCGTAAAGTCTGGCGGGGAAATGACGTCCGTGTTTTCTCAGGGTAAGGGGAAATGGCTGGAAAATATGATATGGGACAGAACGACGCGATCAGGTTGTTGCTGGGCCCTGTCTTTGGACTGGTTAAAACATCGCGCTCGGGGTACCTCTCTATTCGATGAAATCCATGATGATCCGAAAAACGGGGAAATTAATCCGGAAGTCTTTGAAAAAATAAGGGCTTTGCAAGAAGCGGGTTCAAGTGACCAAAATTTCTACACAGACCAATGGCTGCGTATGAACGGGATGACCCGTTTTGAGGTTGTCGGTAACTCTGCTATTAGCAGACCCTGGCCCGGGTCCCGATACCTGACTTCTGATCAGAAGATATTGGTTTACCCAGATAATTTTCCACAAAAGTTGGCTGAGACCATCCTTGATCATGGGAACCGGTCGTCTGGCTTGAAACTTGTTCGTATTCGTGGGCGTAAATGTGGTCATGCACTGGCGGCTCATATTGATCCAGACAATGGCAGTGTGACTTTCTTTGACCCTAATTTTGGCGAGTTCCGGTTTTCCGGCGGCCAGGCTTTTAAACAGTGGTTTGTGGAACAATTCTGGCCAAAATCAAGATATGGAGGAGTTGTTCTCAGAATGAATCAGAATTTTGCTGTTAGCCATATCGCTCACTCAGGAGAAGACAGTGAACGCTCAATTTGA
- a CDS encoding CesT family type III secretion system chaperone, with translation MNAQFEYLVKQVLLAIGLELEPTPEGLYIMEVDGKLDIYLSCHEEKWVLLYCELGEVNDESKILAATNLFGKEWPAHIIGQYEEKIIFWSQHCLDSLTPVELKSWLERFIQDAEGQLSELLAFDIGE, from the coding sequence GTGAACGCTCAATTTGAATATCTGGTCAAACAAGTTCTGCTGGCTATTGGGCTGGAGCTGGAACCCACTCCGGAAGGGCTCTACATCATGGAGGTTGATGGCAAACTTGATATTTACCTTTCCTGCCACGAGGAGAAGTGGGTTTTGCTGTATTGTGAGCTTGGGGAAGTTAACGACGAGAGTAAAATACTGGCCGCGACCAACCTGTTTGGAAAGGAGTGGCCTGCCCATATTATCGGGCAGTATGAAGAAAAGATCATTTTCTGGTCACAACACTGCCTGGATAGCCTGACTCCGGTGGAACTGAAATCCTGGCTGGAGCGGTTTATCCAGGATGCCGAGGGGCAGCTGAGCGAGCTGTTGGCATTCGATATAGGAGAGTGA